In Prunus dulcis chromosome 2, ALMONDv2, whole genome shotgun sequence, a single genomic region encodes these proteins:
- the LOC117620250 gene encoding trihelix transcription factor ASIL2, with the protein MDNETNQENPSLPPNNYTSITKELESPRSKPQQPLGVGGSSDRLKRDEWSEGAVSSLLEAYETKWVLRNRAKLKGHDWEDVARHVSSRANCTKSPKTQTQCKNKIESMKKRYRSESATADGSSWPLYPRLDLLLRGSGPSPTAASAAATVTAAAIPPPPPPPPPPPLPVQLPPPPPQNNHPLMLLEPSVSLPPQPPPTAPPQPIGTAQNSYGSNGVDHRVAKEDGMGMKLSDHASDKNPLEIDSSTPALYSDKEKLRSKRMKRKIEKKKRRRREEVEIAESIRWLAEVVVRSEQARMDTMREIERMRVEAEAKRGEMDLKRTEIIANTQLEIARLFAAGVGKGVDSSLRIGRS; encoded by the exons atggaCAACGAAACTAACCAAGAAAACCCATCTCTCCCCCCAAACAATTACACCTCCATAACCAAGGAATTAGAGTCTCCAAGATCAAAACCCCAACAACCTCTTGGTGTTGGTGGCAGCAGTGACAGGCTAAAAAGAGATGAGTGGAGTGAAGGAGCAGTTTCTAGCCTCCTTGAGGCCTATGAGACCAAATGGGTTCTCAGAAACAGAGCAAAACTCAAAGGCCATGATTGGGAAGATGTTGCAAGACATGTCTCGTCTCGTGCCAATTGTACCAAGTCCCCCAAGACTCAAACCCAGTGCAAGAACAAGATTGAGTCCATGAAGAAACGATACCGTTCTGAGTCTGCCACTGCTGATGGTTCATCATGGCCTCTCTATCCACGGCTTGATCTTCTGCTACGTGGCAGTGGGCCATCCCCAACAGCAgcatcagcagcagcaactGTAACAGCTGCAGCtataccaccaccaccaccaccaccaccaccgccaccactGCCAGTACAATTGCCTCCTCCGCCGCCTCAGAACAATCATCCTTTGATGCTACTGGAGCCATCAGTGTCGCTGCCGCCACAGCCACCACCTACTGCTCCTCCTCAACCTATAGGAACTGCCCAAAATTCATATGGATCCAATGGTGTTGATCATAGGGTGGCCAAG GAAGATGGAATGGGGATGAAATTGTCAGATCATGCATCAGACAAGAACCCTTTGGAGATAGACAGTAGCACCCCAGCTCTTTACAGTGACAAGGAAAAATTAAGGTCCAAGAGAATGAAGAGGAagatagagaaaaagaagCGGCGAAGACGGGAGGAAGTAGAGATAGCAGAGAGCATAAGATGGTTAGCAGAGGTTGTGGTGAGATCAGAGCAAGCAAGAATGGACACaatgagagagatagagaggaTGAGAGTTGAGGCAGAGGCTAAGAGAGGAGAAATGGATCTCAAGCGCACAGAAATTATTGCCAATACACAGTTGGAGATTGCAAGGCTCTTTGCAGCTGGTGTTGGCAAAGGGGTTGATTCTTCTTTAAGAATTGGAAGAAGTTGA
- the LOC117618825 gene encoding thioredoxin-like protein CITRX, chloroplastic — protein sequence MALFQTQTAPPIHSYGFSSKTHSHSPMVLSFHFPPPSRLVTHSSVKTHQQNSLFSIQNTPLSLSTVTRKLLCRPPQGKHVREDYLVKKVSAQEVQELVKGERNVPLVVDFFATWCGPCILMAQELEMLAVEYESNVKIIKVDTDDEYEFARDMQVRGLPTLLFVSPDPSKDAIRTEGLIPLQMMRDIIDNEM from the exons ATGGCTCTCTTCCAAACCCAAACAGCTCCTCCTATCCATAGCTATGGCTTTAGCTCGAAAACCCATAGTCATTCTCCCATGGTCTTATCATTTCATTTTCCTCCACCTTCTCGCCTTGTTACTCACTCCTCCGTGAAAACCCATCAGCAAAATTCACTATTTTCTATCCAGAACACACCGCTTTCACTCTCAACAGTTACAAGGAAGTTGCTTTGCAGACCCCCTCAAGGGAAACATGTCAGAGAAGACTATCTTGTG AAGAAGGTGTCGGCCCAGGAGGTCCAGGAACTGgtaaaaggagaaagaaatgtACCCCTTGTCGTTGATTTCTTTGCAACATGGTGTGGACCTTGTATATTGATGGCTCAAGAACTTGAAATG CTTGCTGTGGAGTATGAGAGCAATGTTAAAATTATTAAGGTTGATACAGATGATGAGTACGAGTTTGCACGTGACATGCAG GTTCGAGGATTGCCGACATTGCTCTTTGTCAGTCCAGATCCAAGTAAAGATGCCATCCGGACTGAAGGGCTCATCCCATTACAGATGATGCGGGATATCATTGATAACGAAATGTGA